A part of Leifsonia xyli subsp. xyli str. CTCB07 genomic DNA contains:
- the istB gene encoding IS21-like element ISLxx1 family helper ATPase IstB: MTIKNSTSDVPIPKTSKQVSSKLAYLARALKTPTIGRVWEDLAGRARDENWAHEEYLAAVLERQLADRESAGTTMRIRTAHFPAIKTLEDFNLDHLPSLRKDLLAHLATSTFVVKAENVILLGPPGIGKTHLAIGLGVKATHSGHSVLFDTANNWIARLAAAHHQGQLEAELKKIRRYKLIIIDEIGYIPFDTDSANLFFQLVASRYEQGSIMVTSNLPFSRWGEIFGDDVVASAMIDRLVHHSEVLTLNGDSYRTHGRRDLIKQTDKN; this comes from the coding sequence GCACGAGCGACGTTCCGATCCCGAAGACCAGCAAGCAGGTCTCCTCGAAGCTTGCCTATCTCGCCCGGGCGTTGAAGACGCCAACGATCGGGAGGGTTTGGGAAGACCTCGCCGGCCGAGCCAGAGACGAGAACTGGGCGCATGAGGAATACCTCGCCGCGGTCCTGGAACGCCAGCTCGCGGACCGGGAATCAGCGGGCACCACGATGCGAATCCGGACCGCGCACTTCCCCGCGATCAAAACCTTGGAGGACTTCAACCTCGACCACCTCCCGTCGCTGCGCAAGGATCTTCTCGCACACCTGGCGACATCGACGTTCGTCGTGAAAGCGGAGAACGTGATCCTCCTCGGCCCTCCCGGGATCGGGAAGACCCACCTCGCGATCGGTCTTGGCGTCAAGGCCACTCACTCCGGGCACAGTGTCTTGTTCGACACCGCGAACAACTGGATCGCCCGCCTCGCGGCCGCTCACCACCAGGGACAGCTCGAAGCCGAACTGAAGAAGATCCGCCGTTACAAGCTCATCATCATCGACGAGATCGGCTACATCCCCTTCGACACCGACTCCGCGAACCTGTTCTTCCAACTCGTCGCGTCCCGTTACGAACAGGGCTCGATCATGGTCACCAGCAACCTGCCGTTCAGCCGCTGGGGCGAGATCTTCGGAGACGACGTCGTCGCTTCAGCGATGATCGACCGCCTCGTCCACCACTCCGAAGTCCTCACCCTCAACGGAGACTCCTACCGCACCCACGGACGCCGCGACCTCATCAAACAGACCGACAAGAACTAA
- a CDS encoding class I SAM-dependent methyltransferase, with the protein MHTVLAERVAAFAELSGIHDVLDVATGTGLVLRALHSRSPSLRLTGVDLSPGMLAVARSVLPSAELIEADATVLPFPDASADLVTCVTGLHLFSRPGAALAEWVRVLRPGGRAVTATFAAMDARKHGGGCRQPFPIHHERFDSPEGWRRWRGRPVWRSTGSSSGSLVATGCCWRNCPSADGRDRSAVTAPLLSAAAAVRTGGSRARRTAAPRRSR; encoded by the coding sequence ATGCACACCGTCCTCGCCGAGCGGGTCGCCGCTTTCGCGGAGTTGAGCGGCATCCACGATGTGCTGGACGTTGCGACAGGGACGGGCCTCGTCCTCCGCGCACTGCACAGCCGGTCGCCGTCGCTGCGGCTGACCGGTGTCGACCTGTCGCCGGGGATGCTCGCCGTCGCGCGGTCCGTCCTGCCGTCGGCGGAGCTGATCGAAGCGGACGCGACTGTGCTGCCGTTCCCCGATGCCAGCGCGGACCTCGTCACCTGTGTGACCGGTCTCCACCTCTTCTCGCGACCCGGGGCGGCGCTCGCCGAGTGGGTGCGCGTGCTGCGGCCCGGAGGCCGGGCGGTGACCGCGACCTTCGCCGCGATGGATGCCCGGAAACACGGCGGCGGATGCCGACAGCCCTTTCCGATCCATCACGAACGGTTCGATTCTCCGGAGGGCTGGCGGAGATGGCGGGGCCGTCCGGTCTGGCGGTCGACCGGTTCGAGTTCTGGGAGTCTGGTGGCGACCGGGTGCTGCTGGCGGAACTGTCCGTCTGCTGACGGCCGCGACCGCTCCGCTGTTACTGCTCCGCTGCTGAGCGCGGCTGCCGCCGTCCGAACGGGAGGTTCCAGAGCCCGGCGGACAGCAGCACCCCGGCGATCCCGTTGA
- a CDS encoding helix-turn-helix domain-containing protein produces MRVYAARARGRSGGRLRALSDMNVERALALRDQGASVREIAEELGTSRATRSSPRPAMGRRRRTRTERSRRPSRTRFRARSAAPEPNGHERFWAGRLRGFLTWRSVSLRCAGRLAAPEDLVDTTEMDLKAVLELEEEGAVAMRARLAECFGHSRPIVQQTVSRMQRDDLLVIEADRRLRFTDRGRARAMSVMRKHRLAEVFFDRVVRRN; encoded by the coding sequence GTGCGGGTCTATGCCGCGAGGGCGCGGGGCCGCAGCGGCGGCCGTCTGCGCGCCCTGTCCGATATGAACGTCGAGCGGGCTCTTGCGCTGCGCGATCAGGGCGCTTCCGTCCGCGAGATCGCGGAGGAACTCGGCACCTCGCGGGCCACGCGTTCGAGTCCGCGGCCGGCGATGGGACGACGTCGCCGGACGAGGACCGAGCGATCGCGGCGACCTTCGCGAACCCGGTTTCGCGCGAGATCGGCGGCACCTGAACCGAACGGACACGAGCGTTTCTGGGCAGGGAGGTTGCGGGGCTTTCTCACGTGGCGATCCGTATCGCTGAGGTGTGCGGGGCGTCTCGCCGCTCCTGAGGATCTGGTCGACACGACCGAGATGGACCTCAAGGCGGTGCTGGAGCTCGAGGAGGAGGGCGCCGTCGCGATGCGGGCCCGGCTCGCCGAGTGCTTCGGGCATTCCAGACCCATCGTGCAGCAGACGGTGTCCCGGATGCAGCGCGACGATCTGCTCGTGATCGAGGCTGACCGGCGCCTACGGTTCACCGACCGCGGACGCGCGCGGGCGATGTCTGTCATGCGCAAGCACCGGCTCGCGGAAGTCTTCTTTGACCGCGTTGTCCGCAGGAATTAG